One region of Rhodospirillaceae bacterium genomic DNA includes:
- a CDS encoding serine hydrolase, translating to MRPAWTRENWDRPPFNRWSFQHVREIVPTAEVWRGREPASILSRATRPIDGIAYQGEFGASDIGQFLDNTYTDGFIVLHKGAVVAERYFNGMTERTLHLSQSVGKSLIGILVGIFAARGQLDVNGHITDYLPDLGATAYQGATIAQVLNMTSGVAFDETYTDPYSDIGRIDVACGWKEKPAGDTRHWPTSVWEVILGLTRKEAEHGERFAYRSIETDVLAFLLERISGLRLAEIVSRDLWQPLGAEESANYTVDPSGYALADGGFNATLRDYARFGEMLTQDGFLNGRQVVPSDWVRKCRFGVHAKFTGDYRIATPHGAYQHQFWHEDHRTPVLLARGVFGQLIYSDPASSFTAVKLSSWPDFRNNKLLRETLAALNALKQALDE from the coding sequence ATGCGGCCCGCCTGGACGCGGGAGAATTGGGATCGGCCGCCCTTCAACCGCTGGAGCTTCCAGCATGTGCGCGAGATCGTGCCGACGGCCGAGGTTTGGCGCGGGCGGGAACCAGCATCGATCCTTTCGCGGGCCACTCGGCCGATCGACGGCATCGCCTATCAGGGCGAGTTCGGCGCCAGCGATATCGGGCAGTTCCTCGACAATACCTATACCGACGGCTTCATCGTGCTGCACAAGGGCGCCGTGGTGGCGGAGCGGTATTTCAACGGGATGACCGAGCGCACCCTCCATCTCTCGCAATCGGTGGGCAAGTCGCTGATCGGTATCCTCGTCGGCATCTTCGCCGCGCGCGGGCAATTGGATGTGAACGGCCACATCACCGATTACCTGCCGGACCTGGGTGCCACCGCCTATCAGGGGGCGACGATCGCCCAGGTCCTCAACATGACCAGCGGCGTCGCCTTCGACGAGACCTATACCGATCCCTATTCCGATATCGGGCGCATCGACGTCGCCTGCGGCTGGAAGGAGAAGCCAGCCGGCGACACGCGGCATTGGCCGACCTCCGTCTGGGAGGTGATCCTGGGCTTGACCAGGAAAGAAGCCGAGCATGGCGAGCGTTTTGCCTATCGCTCAATCGAGACCGATGTGCTGGCCTTCCTGCTGGAACGGATCAGCGGCTTGCGCTTGGCAGAGATTGTGAGCCGCGATCTGTGGCAGCCTCTGGGGGCGGAGGAGAGCGCCAATTACACGGTCGATCCATCGGGCTATGCGCTGGCGGATGGCGGATTCAATGCAACCTTGCGCGATTATGCGCGGTTCGGCGAGATGCTGACGCAGGACGGGTTCCTCAACGGGCGGCAGGTGGTGCCCAGCGACTGGGTCCGGAAATGCCGCTTCGGCGTCCACGCGAAATTCACCGGCGATTACCGGATCGCGACACCGCACGGCGCCTATCAGCATCAGTTCTGGCATGAGGATCACCGGACACCGGTGCTGCTTGCCCGCGGCGTGTTCGGGCAGCTGATCTACAGCGATCCCGCCAGCAGCTTCACCGCGGTGAAGCTCTCCAGCTGGCCGGATTTCCGCAACAACAAGCTGCTGCGCGAGACGCTGGCGGCCCTCAACGCGCTGAAACAGGCGTTGGATGAATAG
- a CDS encoding ABC transporter ATP-binding protein, with translation MFGSGPGEVRALDNVSVTIRQNEFFTLLGPSGCGKTTLLRLIAGFEMPSEGSILLEGEEVAHLPPFKRHVNTVFQSYALFPHMTVAQNIAFGLEMLGKPKAEVQTTVAAMLKLVRMEELKDRRTSQISGGQQQRVALARALAPRPKVLLLDEPLSALDLKLRKEMQIELKRMQLETGITFIFVTHDQEEALTMSDRIAVMSKGNILQIGSPTDIYEHPTVRFVADFIGETNFIEAEVMQRIATDGQIKLPSGVVISHPLSENVGVGAKVTLAVRPERIDLVRPGTEAHLGGVVENIVYFGTDTTFHVKLDGSGQEVTVRVQNRRGHQEVLKVGDAVGLRIAPEAMQILKD, from the coding sequence ATTTTCGGGTCCGGGCCCGGCGAAGTTCGCGCTCTGGACAATGTGTCCGTCACCATCCGGCAGAACGAGTTCTTCACCCTGCTAGGCCCGTCGGGCTGCGGCAAGACCACCCTGCTGCGCCTCATCGCCGGGTTCGAGATGCCGTCCGAGGGCAGCATCCTGCTGGAAGGCGAGGAGGTGGCGCATCTGCCGCCCTTCAAGCGCCATGTGAACACCGTGTTCCAGTCCTATGCCCTGTTCCCGCATATGACGGTCGCCCAGAACATCGCCTTCGGCCTCGAAATGCTGGGGAAGCCCAAGGCCGAGGTCCAGACCACCGTGGCCGCCATGCTGAAGCTGGTGCGCATGGAGGAATTGAAGGACCGCCGCACCAGCCAGATTTCCGGCGGCCAGCAGCAGCGCGTGGCCCTCGCGCGGGCGCTGGCCCCGCGCCCCAAGGTGCTGCTGCTCGACGAGCCCCTGTCGGCCCTCGATTTGAAGCTCCGCAAGGAGATGCAGATCGAGTTGAAGCGCATGCAGCTCGAGACCGGCATCACCTTCATCTTCGTGACCCATGACCAGGAAGAAGCCTTGACCATGTCAGACCGCATCGCGGTCATGTCGAAAGGCAATATCCTGCAGATCGGCTCGCCCACCGACATCTACGAACATCCGACCGTGCGCTTCGTCGCCGATTTCATCGGCGAGACCAATTTCATCGAAGCCGAAGTCATGCAGCGCATCGCCACCGACGGGCAGATCAAGCTGCCCTCCGGCGTCGTCATCAGCCATCCCTTAAGCGAGAATGTCGGCGTCGGCGCCAAGGTGACGCTGGCCGTGCGGCCGGAGCGCATTGATCTGGTGCGGCCGGGGACCGAGGCGCATCTCGGCGGCGTGGTCGAAAACATCGTCTATTTCGGGACCGACACCACCTTCCATGTGAAGCTCGACGGATCTGGCCAGGAAGTGACCGTGCGCGTGCAGAATCGCCGCGGCCACCAGGAGGTGCTGAAAGTGGGCGACGCGGTGGGCCTGCGCATCGCCCCCGAAGCCATGCAGATCCTGAAGGATTGA
- a CDS encoding histidine triad nucleotide-binding protein translates to MAYDSNNIFARILRGEIPCDKVYEDDHVLAFRDIRPHAKVHVLLIPKGAYVSLEDFSGKASEAEIVAFHRAIPRISEKVGISVTGYRAIANSGADSHQEVPHYHLHLLGGQRLGPLLSLS, encoded by the coding sequence ATGGCCTATGACAGCAACAACATCTTCGCCCGGATCCTGCGCGGCGAGATTCCCTGCGACAAGGTCTATGAGGACGACCATGTCCTTGCCTTCCGCGACATCCGCCCCCACGCCAAGGTCCATGTCCTCCTCATCCCCAAGGGCGCCTATGTCTCCCTCGAGGATTTCTCAGGGAAAGCCTCCGAGGCCGAGATCGTGGCCTTCCACCGTGCCATCCCCAGGATCAGCGAAAAGGTCGGCATCAGCGTCACCGGCTACCGCGCCATCGCCAACAGCGGCGCCGACAGCCATCAGGAAGTGCCGCATTACCACCTGCATCTCCTGGGCGGCCAGCGCCTGGGACCGTTGCTGAGCTTGTCCTAG
- a CDS encoding histone deacetylase family protein: MRTVFSEDHRLQDGKHELLEGQFMKAHESPSRAEIVIERVRSTKLGEVLSPSDFGLDPILKVHDKGLVDFLAVAWDEWAATGRTFDALPHVWPVPGLSRGALGRRISDCIDGKLGHYAIDAGTPIMSGTWAAVKASANVALTAQKLVATGERSAFALCRPPGHHAGSDFYGGYCFLNNAGIAAQAFRDQGAKRVAILDVDYHHGNGTQQMFYERDDVLTISLHADPRQEFPYFLGYADEMGVGAGEGYHMNLPLPWGTDWRAYAEALEIALKRIRQYGAEALVVSLGLDTFEHDPISRFKLVHDDYQRLGDRIAWADLPTLFVMEGGYAVEALGVNTVNVLMGFEQRT, from the coding sequence ATGAGGACGGTGTTCAGCGAGGATCATCGCCTGCAGGACGGCAAGCATGAGCTGCTGGAAGGGCAGTTCATGAAAGCCCATGAGAGTCCCAGCCGCGCCGAGATCGTGATCGAGCGCGTGCGCAGCACGAAGCTGGGCGAGGTGCTGAGTCCAAGCGATTTCGGCCTCGACCCGATCCTCAAGGTCCATGACAAGGGCCTCGTGGATTTCCTGGCGGTGGCATGGGACGAATGGGCGGCCACGGGGCGCACCTTCGACGCGCTGCCCCATGTCTGGCCGGTGCCGGGCCTCTCGCGCGGGGCGCTCGGCCGCCGCATCTCGGACTGTATCGACGGCAAGCTCGGCCATTACGCGATCGATGCCGGGACGCCGATCATGTCCGGCACCTGGGCCGCGGTGAAGGCCTCGGCCAATGTGGCGCTCACCGCGCAGAAGCTGGTGGCGACCGGCGAACGGTCGGCCTTCGCCCTGTGCCGGCCGCCGGGACATCATGCCGGCAGCGATTTTTATGGCGGCTATTGCTTCCTCAACAATGCCGGCATTGCCGCACAAGCCTTCCGCGACCAGGGCGCCAAGCGCGTCGCCATCCTCGATGTCGATTATCACCATGGCAACGGCACGCAGCAGATGTTCTATGAGCGCGACGATGTGCTCACCATCTCTTTGCATGCCGATCCCAGGCAGGAATTTCCCTATTTCCTCGGCTATGCCGACGAGATGGGTGTGGGTGCCGGCGAGGGCTATCACATGAACCTGCCGCTGCCCTGGGGCACCGATTGGCGCGCCTATGCGGAAGCGCTCGAGATCGCCCTGAAGCGCATCCGGCAGTATGGCGCCGAGGCGCTGGTGGTGTCGCTGGGTCTCGACACGTTCGAGCATGATCCCATCTCGCGCTTCAAGCTGGTGCATGACGATTATCAGCGCCTGGGCGACCGCATCGCCTGGGCCGATCTGCCGACCCTCTTTGTGATGGAAGGCGGCTATGCGGTGGAAGCACTCGGCGTCAACACGGTGAATGTGCTGATGGGCTTCGAGCAGCGGACCTGA
- a CDS encoding tetratricopeptide repeat protein encodes MNQRAAHPLLACLLLLLVPLFATAHAPATSAEAIDDRIPAPRDAGTAMGAVGMVLRLDAAGTAIGTGFLVSPCHVLTAAHVVAEADGINAEQVMLFFAGSGELGPEYKQAQSFGALSPARPLVWGESRDFDSGSTADRREAWLKAGWDDWALLKLDRCLGEDGFDYLKLLPQSTTDFTRQGGTAAAISAGLPADHDNDNLTVDPACNLLGQIDSTGWQHDCTTMPGNSGGPILAAKPLPGEDWPRVLAISVIGKNEHWDELKPQIVDTKSPEYLQLLPTAVPVSAFLPQIAPYLPKDPRIDAYLAAHKQPDRGYDIKAPKPAIDDLTAALAKQPRNPMLLTRRGFWLETAEDPAAALVDYSAALRAAPDFAPALYARAVLRGYRDDKLQGDKRAAMADLDLLIKRFPDLPRLRITRGSLLFGDYDYRQALVDFDAALTHDPRNISARLTRANARVELGDFDGAGEDYDAVIAARPDAAYLRVQRSYYLMRVGEIEKAFADLDEALKIEPDMPSAISARANVHLDVGDIDAALADTELAVKLDPESGGYIALRGTVKHIKGDLAGAIADYRDAARLDPTEPFDPLLLFVALGQAGKIDEGKAELRKLLKRWPTTEWPAPLASYLIGESSEAELKAAAGTGTEVLRKYQDFDWHFYLGAAAMIQGDKKKARAYFDHVVDTDMRQFLEYNLARIFLENLGGRAYLKTN; translated from the coding sequence GTGAACCAGCGTGCTGCTCATCCGCTCCTTGCCTGCCTGCTCCTGCTGCTTGTCCCCCTGTTCGCCACGGCCCACGCCCCGGCCACAAGCGCCGAGGCGATCGACGACCGAATCCCGGCCCCGCGCGATGCGGGGACGGCGATGGGTGCGGTCGGCATGGTGCTGCGCCTCGATGCCGCGGGCACGGCGATCGGCACCGGCTTCCTGGTTTCGCCCTGCCATGTGCTGACCGCGGCCCATGTCGTGGCCGAGGCCGACGGCATCAACGCCGAGCAGGTGATGCTGTTCTTCGCCGGCAGCGGCGAGCTCGGTCCGGAATATAAGCAAGCCCAATCCTTCGGCGCGCTCAGCCCGGCGCGGCCCTTGGTCTGGGGCGAATCCCGTGATTTCGACAGCGGCTCCACCGCCGACCGGCGCGAGGCGTGGTTGAAGGCCGGCTGGGACGATTGGGCACTGCTGAAGCTCGACCGGTGCCTGGGCGAGGATGGCTTCGACTATCTGAAGCTGCTGCCCCAGAGCACCACCGACTTCACGCGGCAGGGCGGCACCGCCGCCGCCATCTCGGCGGGGCTACCCGCCGATCACGACAATGACAATCTCACCGTCGATCCCGCCTGCAACCTGCTGGGCCAGATCGACAGCACCGGCTGGCAGCATGACTGCACCACCATGCCGGGGAATTCCGGTGGCCCGATCCTCGCCGCAAAACCCCTGCCCGGCGAAGACTGGCCGCGGGTGCTCGCCATCTCGGTCATCGGCAAGAACGAGCATTGGGACGAATTGAAGCCGCAGATCGTCGACACCAAATCGCCCGAATACCTGCAGCTGCTGCCGACCGCGGTCCCGGTCTCGGCCTTCCTGCCGCAGATCGCGCCCTATCTGCCCAAGGATCCCCGAATCGACGCTTATCTCGCCGCCCACAAGCAGCCCGACCGCGGCTATGACATCAAGGCGCCAAAGCCCGCCATCGACGATCTGACCGCGGCCCTTGCCAAGCAGCCGCGCAATCCCATGCTGCTGACGCGGCGCGGCTTCTGGCTGGAAACGGCCGAGGATCCGGCGGCGGCCCTGGTCGATTATTCGGCGGCCCTCCGCGCCGCCCCCGATTTCGCCCCCGCCCTCTATGCCCGCGCGGTGCTGCGCGGCTATCGCGACGACAAGCTGCAGGGCGACAAACGCGCGGCCATGGCCGATCTCGACCTGCTCATCAAGCGCTTCCCGGATCTGCCGCGCCTGCGCATTACCCGCGGCTCGCTGCTGTTCGGCGATTACGATTATCGCCAGGCCCTGGTTGATTTCGACGCCGCCCTCACCCATGACCCGCGCAACATCTCGGCGAGGCTCACCCGCGCCAATGCGCGCGTCGAGCTCGGCGATTTCGACGGTGCCGGCGAGGATTACGACGCGGTCATCGCAGCACGGCCCGACGCCGCCTATCTGCGCGTCCAGCGGTCCTATTACCTGATGCGGGTGGGCGAGATCGAGAAGGCCTTCGCCGATCTCGACGAGGCGTTGAAGATCGAACCGGACATGCCCTCGGCCATCAGCGCCCGGGCCAATGTCCATCTCGACGTGGGCGATATCGACGCGGCGCTCGCCGATACGGAACTGGCCGTCAAGCTCGACCCGGAATCAGGCGGTTACATCGCCTTGCGCGGCACCGTGAAGCACATCAAGGGCGACCTGGCCGGCGCCATCGCCGATTACCGCGACGCAGCAAGGCTCGATCCCACCGAGCCTTTTGACCCGCTGCTGCTGTTCGTGGCGCTGGGCCAGGCCGGCAAGATCGACGAGGGCAAGGCGGAATTGCGCAAATTGCTGAAGCGCTGGCCGACCACCGAATGGCCGGCGCCGCTTGCCAGCTACCTCATCGGCGAGAGCTCGGAAGCCGAGTTGAAGGCCGCCGCCGGTACCGGCACCGAGGTCCTCCGCAAGTATCAGGATTTCGACTGGCATTTTTATCTGGGTGCCGCGGCGATGATCCAGGGCGACAAAAAGAAGGCGCGCGCCTATTTCGACCATGTGGTCGACACCGACATGCGCCAGTTCCTGGAATACAATCTCGCCCGCATCTTCCTCGAAAATCTCGGCGGCCGCGCCTATCTGAAGACGAACTGA
- a CDS encoding ABC transporter permease yields the protein MAETTQVIKRRRGRGFDVRQQTGFTTIAMLCFIMLYAPILTLVVYSFNAGTSVAIWEGFSWRWYESAWANTQVQDASIRSLTIASFAAVVSTIVATTAALATTRTRNFPGLTFIYAFINQPLMVPEIVTGVALLIFFASIKVATGYTGLGYLLIAHTAFCIPFAYLPIRARLENMDLSLERAAADLYATPFQTFRRVTLPLLWPGILAGGMLAFVISLDDVVITELVKSGGQDTLPTYMLGQLRRIVTPEMNAISSVFLAISIVMVTIFFLLNRKKT from the coding sequence ATGGCTGAGACGACACAGGTGATCAAAAGACGGCGCGGTCGCGGCTTCGATGTCCGCCAGCAGACCGGCTTCACCACCATCGCCATGCTGTGCTTCATCATGCTCTATGCGCCGATCCTGACGCTGGTGGTCTATTCCTTCAATGCCGGCACGTCGGTCGCGATCTGGGAAGGCTTCTCCTGGCGCTGGTACGAATCGGCCTGGGCCAATACCCAGGTGCAGGACGCCTCGATCCGCTCGCTCACCATCGCATCGTTCGCCGCGGTGGTATCCACCATCGTCGCCACCACGGCAGCACTCGCTACCACGCGGACCAGGAACTTTCCGGGCCTCACCTTCATCTACGCCTTCATCAACCAGCCCTTGATGGTGCCGGAGATCGTGACCGGTGTCGCCCTCCTCATCTTCTTCGCCTCGATCAAGGTGGCGACCGGCTATACCGGGCTTGGCTACCTGCTCATCGCGCACACGGCCTTCTGCATCCCGTTCGCCTATCTGCCGATCCGTGCGAGGCTCGAGAACATGGATCTCAGCCTCGAACGGGCGGCGGCCGATCTTTATGCGACACCCTTCCAGACCTTTCGCCGGGTGACCCTGCCCCTGCTGTGGCCGGGCATTCTCGCCGGCGGCATGCTGGCCTTCGTCATCTCGCTTGACGATGTCGTGATCACCGAATTGGTGAAATCGGGCGGACAGGACACGCTGCCCACCTATATGCTGGGGCAATTGCGGCGTATCGTAACCCCGGAAATGAATGCCATCTCGTCGGTCTTCCTGGCGATATCGATCGTGATGGTGACGATCTTCTTCCTGCTCAACAGGAAGAAAACTTGA
- a CDS encoding amidase produces MKNDDLIYMNATEAAALFRKKKLSPVELMTAVIERAEAVEPKINAFTFKHYDEAMDLAKQAEAKFMKKDGRVGALEGLPIAIKDESWIAGKPTSYGSLTTKDFVPDKTSPNNERILAAGGIVHARTATPEFSCASYTHSRLWGVTRNPWNRRFTTGGSSGGSGASLAAGTAPLAMGSDIGGSIRIPAAACGVVGYKPPYGRNPDDAPFNLDPYCHTGPMARSVADTILLQNVICGPSPYDIASLRPKLRLPTEYKPIKGWKIAYSFDLGIHEVDKEVVANTKRALRVFKSLGATVEEVDLGWTRDAIDTGMRHLEHLFGTQLNQTARKYGKLMTTYARNFARKGAKSNADSFFKSMEGAIRMYDTFGPMMEKYDLFICPTTALPAVKADFDENKDVVRINGKISPLPKVLAWCMTTPFNTLSRCPVLAVPTGHASNAVPTSIQLIGRTYSDADVFRAAVAYEEAVGGWYAKTRARPKF; encoded by the coding sequence ATGAAGAACGACGATCTCATCTATATGAACGCGACCGAGGCCGCTGCCTTGTTCCGCAAGAAGAAGCTGTCGCCCGTCGAACTGATGACGGCCGTCATCGAGCGCGCCGAGGCGGTCGAGCCGAAAATCAACGCCTTCACCTTCAAGCATTATGACGAGGCGATGGATCTCGCCAAACAGGCCGAAGCCAAGTTCATGAAGAAGGATGGCCGCGTCGGCGCCCTCGAGGGCCTGCCGATCGCCATCAAGGATGAGAGCTGGATCGCCGGCAAGCCCACCTCCTATGGCTCGCTCACCACCAAGGATTTCGTGCCGGACAAGACCTCGCCCAACAATGAGCGCATTCTGGCGGCCGGCGGCATCGTGCATGCGCGCACCGCGACGCCGGAATTCTCCTGCGCCTCCTATACCCATTCGAGGCTGTGGGGGGTGACGCGCAACCCGTGGAACCGGCGCTTCACCACCGGCGGCTCGTCGGGCGGGTCGGGGGCGTCGCTCGCCGCCGGCACGGCGCCGCTCGCCATGGGCTCCGATATCGGCGGCTCGATCCGCATTCCGGCCGCGGCCTGCGGTGTCGTCGGCTACAAGCCGCCCTATGGCCGCAACCCGGACGACGCGCCGTTCAACCTCGATCCCTATTGCCATACCGGGCCGATGGCGCGCTCGGTCGCCGACACCATCCTGCTGCAGAACGTGATCTGCGGGCCGAGCCCCTATGACATCGCCTCGCTGCGCCCCAAGCTGCGCCTGCCCACCGAATACAAGCCGATCAAGGGCTGGAAGATCGCCTATTCCTTCGATCTCGGCATCCATGAGGTCGACAAGGAGGTGGTGGCCAACACCAAGCGCGCGCTGCGCGTGTTCAAGAGCCTCGGCGCCACGGTCGAGGAAGTGGATCTCGGCTGGACGCGCGACGCGATCGATACCGGCATGCGGCATCTCGAACATCTGTTCGGCACGCAGCTCAACCAGACGGCCAGGAAGTACGGCAAGCTGATGACGACCTATGCCCGCAATTTCGCGCGCAAGGGAGCGAAGTCGAATGCCGACAGCTTCTTCAAATCGATGGAAGGGGCGATCCGGATGTACGACACGTTCGGCCCGATGATGGAGAAATATGATCTCTTCATCTGCCCCACGACGGCGCTGCCGGCGGTGAAGGCCGATTTCGACGAGAACAAGGATGTGGTCCGGATCAACGGCAAGATCTCGCCTCTCCCCAAGGTGCTGGCCTGGTGCATGACGACGCCGTTCAACACGCTGTCGCGCTGCCCGGTGCTGGCGGTCCCCACGGGTCATGCCAGCAACGCCGTGCCGACCTCGATCCAGCTCATCGGCCGGACCTATTCGGATGCCGACGTGTTCCGCGCGGCGGTCGCCTATGAGGAGGCGGTCGGCGGCTGGTACGCCAAGACGCGGGCGCGGCCGAAGTTCTAA
- a CDS encoding cyclic nucleotide-binding domain-containing protein translates to MSIQEDVEALKRIPLFAKVEPAKLKLMAFASERAQYQPGDQVFHQGDTADAAYIILGGAADILVDTPGGPLKVADAGPGAFVGEIGILMDVPRTATVRATEPMTVLKITKELFFRMVTDFPSIGIEVMRVLAQRIEHMNVQLREAVAARK, encoded by the coding sequence ATGAGTATTCAGGAAGATGTCGAGGCGCTGAAGCGCATTCCCCTGTTCGCCAAGGTCGAACCGGCCAAGCTGAAGCTCATGGCCTTCGCCAGCGAGCGGGCGCAGTACCAACCGGGCGACCAGGTGTTCCATCAGGGCGACACCGCCGACGCCGCCTATATCATCCTGGGCGGTGCCGCCGACATCCTGGTGGATACGCCGGGCGGTCCGCTCAAGGTGGCCGATGCCGGCCCCGGCGCCTTCGTGGGCGAAATCGGCATCCTCATGGATGTGCCGCGCACCGCCACCGTCCGCGCCACCGAACCGATGACGGTCCTCAAGATCACCAAGGAACTGTTCTTCCGCATGGTGACCGACTTCCCCTCGATCGGCATCGAGGTGATGCGCGTGCTGGCGCAGCGCATCGAACATATGAACGTCCAACTGCGCGAAGCCGTGGCGGCGCGCAAATAG
- a CDS encoding ABC transporter permease — MADAKPAPNFAARAAAAADRRDTRGRWLLSAPALLILLFAAIGPLIIVVIYSFLKKGGYGGVEWEFSTDAWTSVVFQKDIFTDEITIADAHLSIFWRSVKLSFFTTVMALAFGFPTAYFIATRNEKSRDLWLFLITIPFWTNLLIRTFAVMEVIRNEGIVNSVLLGLGVIDAPIQIMFTDFAVMMGLLYVYLPLMVLPLYASMERIDFRLVEAGYDLYATRWHVLRRVIFPLVKPGIIAGSILVFIPSLGAYVTPRVLGGGRNLMLGNLIEMQFGQGRNWPLGAALSITLMAIVMIALLFYVKNASKTGARHG, encoded by the coding sequence ATGGCTGACGCCAAACCAGCACCCAACTTCGCGGCCAGGGCCGCCGCCGCCGCCGACCGGCGCGACACGCGCGGGCGCTGGCTGCTCTCGGCACCCGCCCTCCTCATCCTGCTGTTCGCGGCCATCGGCCCGCTCATCATCGTCGTCATCTATTCCTTCCTGAAGAAGGGCGGTTATGGCGGCGTCGAATGGGAATTCTCGACCGATGCCTGGACCAGCGTCGTGTTCCAGAAGGACATCTTCACCGACGAGATCACCATTGCCGACGCGCATCTCTCGATCTTCTGGCGCTCGGTCAAGCTGTCCTTCTTCACCACGGTCATGGCCTTGGCGTTCGGCTTTCCGACCGCCTATTTTATCGCCACCAGAAACGAGAAGTCGCGCGACCTCTGGCTGTTCCTGATCACCATCCCGTTCTGGACCAACCTCCTCATCCGCACCTTCGCCGTGATGGAAGTGATCCGCAACGAAGGCATCGTCAATTCGGTCCTTCTGGGTCTGGGCGTCATCGATGCGCCGATCCAGATCATGTTCACCGATTTCGCCGTGATGATGGGCCTCCTCTATGTCTACCTGCCGCTCATGGTGCTGCCGCTGTATGCCAGCATGGAACGGATCGATTTCCGCCTGGTCGAGGCCGGCTACGATCTTTATGCGACGCGCTGGCATGTGCTGCGCCGCGTGATCTTCCCGCTGGTGAAGCCCGGCATCATCGCCGGCTCGATCCTGGTCTTCATCCCGTCGCTCGGCGCCTATGTGACGCCGCGCGTGCTGGGCGGGGGACGCAATCTGATGCTGGGCAATCTCATCGAGATGCAGTTCGGCCAGGGGCGCAACTGGCCGCTGGGGGCAGCGCTCTCCATCACCCTCATGGCCATCGTGATGATCGCCCTGCTGTTCTATGTGAAGAACGCTTCGAAGACGGGGGCGCGTCATGGCTGA
- a CDS encoding extracellular solute-binding protein, which translates to MLALSACGEKKEEAAESSNTTTTAPATNTTATTEAAPAATNTTETAAAAPAAAPAGGSLNIYNWGNYTNPKLIEKFEKEFNVKVTVTDYDSNDVALAKIKAGGHGFDIVVPSSNFVPIFIAEGLLEESKPNSMANFKNMDPKWVDVEFDKGRNYTVPWQWGTTGITVNTKAYQGDPNTWAILFDTPAELKGKTNVVPEMSDVIAAALSYKGFNPICNGNKDELKQVRDLLMASKPNWISMDYGNVEKYAKEDLMAGLNWNGASMRARLQNDKIVYGYPKEGIAVWMDNVAVVKGAANAENAKKFQNFIMDPENAALISDFAKYANGITGSDKFLDQAFATAPEIVLPEGQKTFIMPACPPEVTELHTAIWTELTK; encoded by the coding sequence ATGTTGGCGCTGAGCGCCTGCGGCGAGAAGAAGGAAGAAGCGGCGGAATCGTCCAACACCACGACGACCGCGCCGGCCACGAACACGACGGCGACCACCGAAGCGGCCCCGGCCGCCACCAACACCACTGAAACCGCCGCTGCCGCTCCCGCGGCGGCACCCGCCGGCGGCAGCCTCAACATCTATAACTGGGGCAACTACACCAACCCGAAGCTGATCGAGAAGTTCGAGAAAGAGTTCAACGTCAAGGTGACGGTGACCGACTATGATTCGAACGACGTGGCCCTCGCCAAGATCAAGGCCGGCGGCCATGGCTTCGACATCGTGGTGCCGAGCTCCAACTTCGTGCCGATCTTCATTGCCGAAGGCCTGCTCGAGGAATCCAAGCCGAACAGCATGGCGAACTTCAAGAACATGGATCCGAAATGGGTCGATGTCGAATTCGACAAGGGCCGCAACTATACGGTTCCCTGGCAGTGGGGCACGACCGGCATCACGGTCAACACCAAGGCCTATCAGGGCGATCCCAACACCTGGGCGATCCTGTTCGACACCCCGGCCGAGCTCAAAGGCAAGACCAACGTCGTGCCGGAAATGAGCGACGTCATCGCCGCCGCCCTCTCCTACAAGGGCTTCAACCCGATCTGCAACGGCAACAAGGATGAACTGAAGCAGGTCCGCGACCTGCTGATGGCCTCGAAGCCGAACTGGATCTCGATGGATTACGGCAATGTCGAGAAATACGCCAAGGAAGATCTCATGGCCGGCTTGAACTGGAACGGCGCTTCGATGCGCGCCCGTCTCCAGAACGACAAGATCGTCTATGGCTATCCGAAGGAAGGCATCGCCGTCTGGATGGATAACGTCGCCGTCGTCAAGGGTGCCGCCAACGCCGAGAACGCGAAGAAGTTCCAGAACTTCATCATGGACCCGGAAAATGCTGCGCTCATCTCGGACTTTGCGAAATATGCCAACGGCATCACCGGGTCGGACAAGTTCCTCGACCAGGCCTTTGCCACGGCGCCTGAGATCGTCCTGCCGGAAGGCCAGAAGACCTTCATCATGCCGGCCTGCCCGCCGGAAGTGACGGAGCTTCATACCGCCATCTGGACCGAGCTCACGAAGTAA